A genomic window from Chitinophaga pollutisoli includes:
- a CDS encoding FecR domain-containing protein produces the protein MEEIFDIERIVFLIRKSKAEGSSLSEEEQRELDLWVAQSPELRAKVVAKGNDVSNWVPEIRSQLRLDTYIKETEHDAVNRIFSEVGLRRPVTFYVWISRNWYLAAACIIVFVSITAIVFNNINNKKTDNTIISAVDPLTDTLQNNAVLTLKGGRKVYLQSVGADTLHESGTLISKQGNSVVYNPGAEGEKVFNELRTPRSSQYTILLPDSTKVFLNANSVLKFPTRFEPNLRSVKLEGEAFFEVKPNSRSPFYVNTGDTRVQVLGTKFNISAYNIDDVVATLTEGSVKVSYRHEEKMLKPGQQSFLNNGNLDIQEANLSKTLAWMDGRFFFDNESIGPIMESLSRWYDVRVEYEGDPVLDKYTGSFKRSMSLEKVLTFLERNGGVQFKFNTAERKVTVTRSK, from the coding sequence ATGGAGGAAATATTCGATATTGAAAGAATCGTTTTCCTGATTCGGAAATCTAAGGCCGAGGGATCCAGTTTGTCCGAAGAGGAGCAGCGGGAGCTGGATCTTTGGGTAGCTCAGTCGCCGGAACTGAGGGCAAAGGTAGTTGCAAAGGGGAACGATGTTTCGAATTGGGTACCCGAAATCAGGAGCCAGCTGCGACTGGATACATATATTAAAGAAACGGAGCACGATGCCGTAAATCGAATTTTTTCAGAAGTCGGTCTACGGCGCCCAGTGACTTTTTACGTATGGATATCACGTAACTGGTATTTGGCTGCAGCCTGCATTATCGTTTTTGTATCGATAACTGCAATTGTCTTCAATAACATCAACAATAAAAAAACCGATAATACCATCATTTCAGCGGTCGATCCGCTAACGGATACTTTACAGAATAATGCAGTCCTTACCTTGAAAGGTGGGAGGAAAGTTTATCTGCAATCAGTTGGAGCAGATACCCTGCATGAAAGTGGGACATTGATTTCGAAGCAAGGTAACTCCGTCGTCTACAATCCAGGAGCTGAAGGGGAGAAGGTCTTCAATGAACTCCGGACCCCGCGATCCAGCCAATACACGATCCTGCTGCCCGATAGTACAAAAGTCTTTCTGAATGCGAACAGCGTGTTAAAATTTCCTACCCGATTCGAACCAAACTTGCGCAGTGTAAAATTGGAGGGTGAGGCCTTCTTCGAGGTTAAGCCCAATAGCCGTTCGCCTTTTTATGTGAACACTGGAGATACAAGAGTGCAGGTACTCGGAACAAAGTTCAACATATCTGCGTACAACATTGATGACGTCGTCGCTACATTGACAGAAGGAAGCGTTAAGGTATCGTATCGGCATGAGGAGAAAATGTTGAAACCTGGCCAACAATCTTTCCTAAACAACGGGAATTTGGACATACAGGAAGCGAATTTATCGAAAACGCTAGCCTGGATGGATGGCAGGTTCTTCTTCGATAATGAAAGTATAGGACCTATCATGGAATCGTTGTCTAGATGGTATGATGTGCGCGTCGAATACGAAGGAGATCCAGTATTGGACAAATATACAGGATCTTTTAAAAGGAGTATGTCGCTAGAAAAGGTGTTGACTTTTTTGGAGAGGAATGGAGGTGTTCAGTTTAAATTTAATACTGCTGAACGGAAAGTAACTGTAACCAGATCAAAATAA